In the genome of Amphiura filiformis chromosome 4, Afil_fr2py, whole genome shotgun sequence, one region contains:
- the LOC140151237 gene encoding DNA polymerase delta subunit 2-like, which translates to MEEDGVLFQRPASKYENLSSRFLLKERNFQRQYAHLYSERLKVMFPLLRDAAKKKWGNKVNLKKLFEMTSGEKCCVIGTLFKRMELKPNILKEISKDLNLVPQPPRRKYVSDSDELILEDDLQRIVLVGDIDVHKSITGVVIAVYGQERDDGKFEVDDYCLTYLPTQAPAAPLEEDRYIVLMSGLGIGEDGHHLMNLQLLVDLITGQLGTAEEQEKFSKVIRVIVAGNSLSAETQQKDILNTAKYLTRKTKASTVDAVRGLDDILVQLASSVPVDVMPGEYDPGHSCLPQQPLHKCMFPQATIYPTMHSVTNPYEASIDGIRILGTSGQNVTDIFHFTSFEDHMEILETTLKAGHLAPTAPDTLSCYPYYDKDPLIISDCPTIYFAGNQPKFQSRLWKGDSEQQVLLVTIPKFIDTQACVMVNLRTLDCQPLVFSSQLTSTNGEA; encoded by the exons ATGGAAGAGGATGGTGTATTGTTCCAACGCCCTGCATCAAAGTATGAGAATCTCTCCTCCAGGTTTCTGCTGAAAGAGCGCAACTTCCAACGTCAGTATGCACATCTTTATTCCGAAAGATTGAAGGTTATGTTCCCTCTTCTCAGAGATGCTGCAAAGAAAAAATGGG GTAACAAAGTGAACCTAAAGAAACTGTTTGAAATGACATCTGGGGAGAAGTGCTGTGTTATAGGGACTCTGTTTAAAAGAATGGAACTTAAGCCAAATATACTCAAGGAAATCAGCAAAGAT CTCAACTTGGTCCCTCAGCCACCAAGAAGGAAGTATGTATCCGACTCTGATGAACTTATACTAGAAGATGATTTACAGAGGATTGTATTGGTTGGGGACATTGATGTACACAAATCAATTACAG GTGTGGTGATAGCTGTGTATGGTCAAGAAAGGGATGATGGTAAATTTGAAGTGGATGATTACTGCTTGACATATTTACCAACACAGGCACCAGCAGCGCCACTTGAAGAAGACAG ATACATTGTCCTGATGTCTGGACTAGGCATAGGAGAAGATGGGCACCATCTAATGAACCTCCAACTACTAGTAGACTTAATCACAGGCCAGTTGGGGACTGCAGAAGAACAAGAGAAATTCTCTAAGGTTATACGGGTAATTGTGGCTGGCAATAGTCTAAGCGCAGAAACACAACAGAAGGATATACTTAACACT GCCAAGTACTTAACAAGAAAAACCAAAGCGAGTACAGTGGACGCAGTGAGAGGGTTAGATGACATCCTGGTTCAGCTTGCT AGTTCAGTCCCTGTTGATGTGATGCCTGGTGAATATGACCCAGGTCACAGCTGTCTTCCTCAGCAACCATTACATAAGTGTATGTTTCCTCAAGCTACtatctatcccacaatgcattctgTCACCAATCCATATGAAGCCAGTATTGATGGAATCAG GATACTAGGTACATCAGGTCAGAATGTGACAGACATCTTCCATTTCACATCATTTGAAGACCATATGGAGATCTTGGAGACAACATTGAAAGCAGGTCACCTGGCACCCACTGCACCAGATACACTGT CATGTTACCCATACTATGACAAAGATCCACTGATAATATCAGATTGTCCAACCATCTACTTTGCTGGAAACCAACCCAAGTTTCAGAGCAGGTTATGGAAAG GTGATTCAGAACAACAAGTACTGCTAGTGACGATACCCAAGTTTATAGACACCCAGGCGTGTGTCATGGTGAATTTACGGACATTAGACTGCCAACCTCTTGTTTTCTCAAGTCAATTGACATCAACTAATGGTGAAGCATAG